Within the Buteo buteo chromosome 2, bButBut1.hap1.1, whole genome shotgun sequence genome, the region CCCAGCACTGGTCTCCAGCATGGCCCCCTCACCCAGAGCACAGCCAGCCCTGGGGGTGCACAGCAGGGCTCCACTGGAAGGTCTCTCCCAGGACCCTGTCTCACAGCCCAGAAGAAACAGTCAGGGGAGCAGATTTCACCAACAGCCCTGTCCTGGCAAGGGATCCTGCCCATCACTGGAGAGGGGAGCCACCCTGGGGGGGCCAGCAAACAGCTCAAGCTCTGCTCAGAGGGCAGAAGCCATCTTGGCAGGCTGGAGGGCCCCATGGTGGGGGCAAACTGTGAGAGcgaggggtggggagagaaggaggatgGTGACAACCTCAGGAGAGGAGACAAGGCTTTTCTGCGTGAAAGACTCCATGCTTAGGGAAGCTCCGTGCTCAGATGTAAAATCGTCTGGGGTGTCCTCTTCCATTGTCTGTGCCAGCATGGAaaccccagcacccatggggaaagagagagagagacagacagaaagacagagagagagagagagagagagcacatGAGAAGGAATGAAGGAACAAATGGTGGGCAGGTGGGTGGATGAGTAGATGGACGGATGAACAGAGGTCACAGCTATGCCAGCTCTAGATGCTCCATTTACATCTCTGCACTTTATATATTTGCTTGTAAAAGTGATGTGGGGTGAAgtccctccttcctcttcccagctcagTGCTTTGATGAGGGGCTGTGAGCTCACCTCTGCCCGGgtcaccctgcagccccaggtcTCTGGTCAGTGCTGGGGACCAACACGCGCATGTGCACATCACGAATCCCCCACAGAGAGCCCTTGGCCCAGCTGCCCCGCAGCACCCCATGCCCTCCTCGCAGCCCAGCCCCATATCCCCTCACTTGCTCTGCAAGACTGTCCTGGGAGGGAGCCAGGGCAAAATGGGCCCTGCGTGTGGCATCCACCCTGCCTGGAGCCATGCCTACTGGAGCAGGCACAGGACTGGCTCCAGAGCCCCCATGGGGGAGAGAACACTGCGGAAGGGAGAGCAAGCAGGGAGGGTCCCTGGCAGGGAGAGGGCTTCCAGGCTGGCAACCAGGAACACAGTGCCACAGAGCACCCAGCTGTGCCACATCTGCGCCCCTCATGCAGCACCAGGTGCTCTGCATGCCCTGGCACCCCCAATTCCAACTCTCCAGGAGCCTTCCTTTCACACTTGTGGTCCcactgcagagccagcaggcaaAATGCCAGGAGAGGAGGACATGCGTGCAGGATGCCAGTGCGGCACCGCTCACCCCTCTTCCTACTCCCACCACCCAAGTCCCAGCTGCTGAGAGCACCATGGGGCACCTTTGCACAGGTGCCTGGTCCTGGTCTGCTGAGGACACCGCTTGGGCAAGAGCTGCAGTGGGCACTGCCACGCAGCAGCCCTGCTGGTACGAGGCATGAGGAAAGCCCCATCTCATGGACCAACAAAGCCACAGCCCAACTCTCAGGTacccccaaaacacagccctCCAGAGAAGGATGAGAAGTtcaaccccatgcagtgcctGGGCACAAGGGGAGATCACTACCAACAGTGTGAAAATGGTTAGCTCGTTACAAAACTTAGAGACAATGGCCTGGCCAAAGGTCCCCTTCCTCCATCCCGTGTCCCCAACACATAATTTCCACCATGCTCCCCCAGGGTAGTGCAGGAGGCAGAGACCCAGAGCCCAACAGGTGAGGAACACTTCCCCATGAACAACCTGATCCCCTCCataagagaagcagcagaacaaaCCTCGCTGGCCTTTTCTGGGGTTCCCTTTGGTGTTTCATCCTCATGCTTGGGTGAGGAAGAGGCTGGTGAGGAAGGCAGCCTCCTGTCCCGGTCCCTGTGAACCAGCTTGCTGTTGGGCTCCTTCAGGGTCCGTTTCAGCTCATTGATGCTGGCCTGATGCTTCAGCAAAACATCTTCTGGCTTGTCTAAAAActtggggaaggagagaggaagataACTATGATTAAAGCACCAGCCAATGCAAAAGAGATGATCAGGGACACTGGGAGGATTCGCTTCACACTGGGCTTGACTTTAGGGTCTCAAGAGCCAAATGAACAGCGTGTCAGAGCACCCTGGTCTGCAGTTCTCACTAAGACCATTGCAGGGAGCAGCAAAAAGGCAGCATGTGGCCAAACGCACATGGCAGGCTTTCCTCCATGAAGGGCAAAGCATGCCCCTTTggcacctccagcacagcccgTTGAGGACAAGCTAAACCACCTGGAGGGAGAGAGTGGGCTCTCCCTTGGGATCAGAAAGGGATAGGGCTTTATTGAAATACCAGCAgcctcctctgctgctctctcctgCCAGGCACAAAGGGAGCCTGGGCCTCTGTCCTAGCAGGGCAGGAAACCGGTGTTTCCAATGGAGCTCCTTCAAAGTGGGCTTCTGCCAAAGGGCAGGAGGTCAAGGGCTGGTCAGAGATGTCAGCATGGATCCCAGCCTGGATCACCATGGACCAGCCTGGGCCCAACGGCAGCCTGGGGTGGGGTCTGGCCTGCTGTGGAGAGAGGACAGCTCAGAGCGCTCAAGTGCAAGGTGGGGTTTAGGCGTTAGAGCATCGTTTTGTGACGGTACAGGTACCAGGGTGGCTCCCCTCGTCCTGCCACAGAGGTGGACAAACTGGCTCAGAGCAAGAGCAAGAACCCTGGCTTCTGCTTCAAACTCAAGCTCAAACCTCTTTTGAGGTTCGAAAGGAGTCACCTAAAATACCTCCCAGGTATTTCTCCTCAGCGACAACCCAGAGACCCAAAAGAGTCCCACAAAAAACCCTATCAAATTTTCCAGATCCTGAAGGCTCACTGTAACTCATGAAAAAACTCCCCCCATGGACCCGCATGTCTGAGCCATGGAGAAGTGCTTCACGGTTTGCCCACCTCTGGGCTCGGGGTGTGCTGGGGGCCAGGTCAGCAGCACATGCACATGCAGTGGGGCAAGCAATGaggtgggcaggggagggacCGGGACCACCGCCCCGGCGGGGTCTGCCCTGCGTTGCCGAGTGGGACGGTGAGGGCTGGGTGGTGCCAGCACAGCAAACCCCATTGCCTGGCCGTGTTTGCCCCCATCGACAGCTCCAGCGAGGATCTACATCCTGCTGCGAGCAGAGGGGAAACCCCCAGGGAGCAGCCGTGGATTTTAGGCTGGGATGAATTGTTCCCAATGGGGGGCCACCGCAGACACAGGAGTTTGTGCAGGGGATGGCAGAGCCATCTGTGACAGCCCCTCTCTGTGACAGCCCCCTCTCAGGCTGGGCagatgcaggcagctgccctctGGCACAGGGGGTGGGTGCCAGTGCCTGCCCTCGCAGGCAGCTGTGCAAGCGCTGAAGGCAGCTCAGAGACTTATTTGCCCCCAGCAGGGTGGGacagcagctgcagtgctgcGAGGAGCTCCAGCCCGGCTCTCCGTGGAGAGGAGCCATGCTGCGggagcaggggggctgcaggagagcagagccGCCGGGCAGGGCAGGTGACGGAGGCAGGTCAGGTTAGGCAAAAGCAGAGCACGGGTCGGGGCGCCAGCGGGAGCGATGGGACCAGCCTGCACGGGTGAGCTAGGGACGCAGGGCTGGACAGAGAGTAGACACGAGGCGAGGACATGGCGGAGTCAGCAACACGAGCAGAAGCCAGGTCTTCCCAACGGGCCAAGGACTTGGCGTGGGGGCCCGGCCGTTGCACCTTGGGAGGGCTCTTGCTCACACGTATGATTAGGACTACCTTACTTAGTGGGATAGAAGATGCCGTGTGCATGCTAGGGCAGATCCCCAGCTGTCTGCTCATTGGGCTTCTCTAGTATCcaaccccccgccccggtgcATCTTGTATTCCAGTAAATAGGGTGACACACAGTGTTGCTTTGGAAAGGATGGACAATATGATGCACCAATGAGGACTAAGATACTCCAGAGAGAGAATACCTCCTGCTTGTGCCTGGGGGTTGTTTCGTGCTCCGGCTGGCAGCAAAGAGAGGGTTAAAAGTAACCAGCAGGGTCAGTCGAGGGAACTTGTCACAAACATCACAGTTAAATTGGTGGGCTGGTAGAGTGCAGAAGGACtggaccccccctcccctcgcaGAGTGCGGCTGAAATGGGCTGGGGTGTCCCTGGGCCAGCCCAGGGGGTGGGACAGGGAGTGGGTGGGCTGTGTCTGGGCAGTGGCAGACATGAGTGGGCACTGGTGTGCCtggcctgtccccatccccatccctgtcccggAGCAGAGCTGTTCCCAggtccagccctgcctggggacaAGCCTTAAGACCGCCTGGTGGGCGCTGGGGAATCAGAGTTGAGCCAAGCCCCTGTGACAGCCCCATTTCCACCAGTGAGGCCAAGAGCCATGTCCCAAGGGTCCCACCAGCCTGGGGCACAGCTGGCGGAgaaagggctgcaggggacCATGCCCCGAGGTGACccttcctgcctgcagcccagccctgctgcctgtgcccagtcccctgcctgccctctccAGGTGTGAGCCAGCCTACCCCTCCACCTCCACCCTCCTCTGCCCGCTTCGTCTGTACCTTCAGCTCCTTTATTTTCGTTGGGGTGGTCACCTCCTCGTCCTCCGTCTCGGACCGTCTCCTGCTGCCAAACTCACCGTCCTCATCTCGCTTCTCACCCTCCGCCCCAGCGTCGTGGTTTTCGCTGACGGAGGCTGGGCGCGAGAACTCTGCCCATGGGGGAGAGCCTGGgtcaccccagccctgccacccccagccccagtcccccagcccctgccccacaccCTGCCAGCTCAGACCTGGAGGCTGAGGAGCCGCTTCCTGGTGGCCCCAGGGGTCCCAGAGCACAGGGAGATGGGGGAGCCCTGTCCCCACGCTGCCcaaccccagccctgccacgtCCCCCTGCTCATGCGCAGCCTGAGCTATCGCTTGGGGTGGGGACAgacccctctgccatggggaTGCAGTTGGGGACAGCCTCCAGAAGGAAGCCCGATGGCTGCTGTAGCCCTGCCAAGTGGGTTCGCAGAGCCGAGCCGAACAGCACTCCCCTTGCTCCCGCCAGCGGACCaatctccctccccctccccaatttGGGGCATACCTCCGTCAAGGCTGCGAGACATGGTGTACCGTTTGCTTGAGGAGCGCTCGAAGAAGGGAGCCGGGCGGTCGATGAGGGCGCTGGCCTGCCGTGTCTGCGCCTGCGTCCGCCCGCTGTAGCGAAACTTGGAGCCCATCACCAGGAAGCCCTTGGGGGGTGGCTCCGGGGACACTAGCCTAGGGGCGAGACAGGTAGAGTGCTGTCAGCAAGCCCCAGCCGTGCCCCCCTGGCGTTGTCCCCCATGTGTACCCACTGCGGCAGAGGCAGTAGCATGTCTGCCTCCAAGAAGGGAGGCCTGGAGGTCTGGAGAAGGTCTCCTCACCTGAAGAAGGTGTGATGCTCTATGCAGACCTTCCAAAGACGCTTGGCAGAGCGATGGTTGGGCAGCTTGAAGCCAATGGTGCTCTCAAACTGTTCATACTTGGGGGAGACAGAGACACGCCGTTACAGGCAGATCCTGCCCTAGAGGACATGATGGGATGGGACCTGCCTTGCCAAGGTGCCCAGGTTCCCCTGGCAGGAGCCAtgacaatgcaaaaaaaagtcttcttcaATGCAGTGGTGGAAAGGTCCATGCCCagtcccactgggtggtgggatCATGCCCCCACATTTTTGGCCTAAGCACTTTCCTCAACTGTAAATGGGTTTTCAGTGCAAGATAAATTCCCTAAGGAAACAAAAACCTTTTACAGCTTGTTTTGGCAAGAGGGCATCACTCTCCATTTTAGATGCACTGTCcttgccctcctgcctgctggaaaatgtGGGTGGAAATGCATTCTCCCATCAGTGCACATAAAAGTGAAAAGAGTGAAAATAAAGTcggaaaacaaacaaaaaagcctccTGATGGTTTTTTTGTGAAGCATGGAAGACACATCAAAAATGGCCTTCAACCCCCCTTTCTGGGCAACCTCCCTGCGCCAGTGGGGTCATGGCATCTGGCTAGTGGGGGAAGGAGCCTGGCGTGCCCTCAGCCTGCTGAAGTCACTCTGCCAGTGAGAAAATGAGAGCACAAACAAGAAAGCACTTGCTGAAAGCCTCCATATGTCACAGGAGATGCGCTCTCTTGGCCAGTGTGGTCATTAACTTGGGACCCTTGGGGCAGAGGCTGGAGCTAGGTGACGACTTCCCTGCCAGGCAGCCCCAGTCCAGCAGAGCAGGCACCCTGCCGTGCCCTGAGGCCGCACTGGCGCATGGCACCCACCTCACCCGGGCGGATCTTGATGTAGAAGTTGCTCCTCTTGTAGGAAATTTTTAGGATCTTGGGCCAGGCGAAGCGGTTGATCCTCAGCCGGTCCCTGTAGATGAGGAGGCCGTTGGCGCAGACGCCCAGCATGATGTCAATGCCCTCCGAGTCCTGGAGGAGGCAAGAGGGACAGGAGGAGACTGCTCAGCTGCCCAGAAAGAACCAGTCCAGCCAGCAGTGCCgtgctccctcctgctctgtgctctgcTACGGGGGACCAGCTGACAGAGAGGTCACTGAATCACAGACTGGTTGAGGTTGGATCTCTGAAGGTCCTCTGGTCCAAcgcagggccacccagagctgGCTGCCGAGGACCGTGTCCTTGTTGAACCTTCATGGTGGGAGGaaggggctgggcagggaagggtgtgcaggcagcagggcaggatggGGTGGCACTGCCCATCACTCTGGCAGCCCCACGGCCCCATACCTTGGCGTGGTGCAGGTCCACCCCATACATGGAGAGCTTCTTGGCGTTCTCCAGGAAGTGGATCTCCGCTTCCCCGGGGGTCATTCCCCTGCAAGGAGACAGAGAGGGGGACATGTGGCTGGGCATCTCATTGGGTGTAAGCCAGCTGTCTGGTGCCTTCCTCGCCACCAGCCTGTCCTCTCCTGGGGCTCACCGGTAGGTCTTGTGCAACTCCATGATGCGCTCCTCCAGCTCCCGTGTCTGGTTGGGGGCAAAGCGGAGCTCGCTGACGTAGTTGCCTATGTGTTCCTCGGCATCGTAGTCACCCAGCTCAGCCTGCACGGCGTAGGAGCCCAGCAGGGCATGCGTGACAAAGGAGCAAGGCAGGCGCCCCGTGATGATGTCCGCACGGAGCTGCAGGCACAAGTAGTATCTGCAGGAGGGGGTAGAGGGTGAGAGTGGGGTGGAGGTGCGTGCCCtccagagcaggctgggggtccCCGGGAAGCGGTAGCATGCACCCCACCTTGCACTCCAATCTGTGGGGGCCGCCACCTCCCACAGCCACCTTCCTGGCCCCACTCTGCATGATTTAGACATGCCACATGCAGCGGGAGGGCAGTGAGCCCGCAGACATCCTCCAGCTGCCCACATCCTGCCTGAGCCCCATCCCTCCACAAGCTCCCAGCCGATCccctgggagcagccctggcagctgtGCCCATGGAGAGGTGGTCCTCACCTTGTGATGTCCTCCGTGAGCTGGGCAGGGTCTGGAGGGTAAAACTTCACAGTGAAGGCAAAGTTCCAGGGCCCACCtagggaggggagagagcagTAAGGGCAGCATCCACGCTGGCTGCGTGCAGGCATGCAGGAGCATCCAGGCATCCACTTAGGGTCCCACTACTCTCCCCAagcccagcacagggcagggacaaAGGAGCTCCAGAAGCTGTTGTGAGAACAGCCATCAGGACACCAGCATGATTTGGTTAATTCTCCCCGAACCCctggggagagaaaagcatCACAACTTCAGAGGCCATCAGCTCAGCATGACTACCAACGTCACAGCAAAAGCCTCAAATGTCCCAGAAGGTGACAATTTGGGCAACAGCCCTTCTGCTGCCCCAGCAAGGCAACATGATGGGCAAAGGCACCCCAGGACCTGTCCCAGCAAGCCCCCCACTCTTtttcccatccctgtcctccCTGCTCAGGTCAGGTGGGGATGGCGCTCAGAGAGGGACCAGGtctcagccagctctctggTGGCACAGATGGGGTCCTTTGCCCCCCACGCCTGTTATGACAGGAGGAGCAATGGGTAACAGGCAGCTGAACAAGCAACAGCATCACTGTCCCCAGGCCAGCTGCCAAAGGTCCCCTCCAGGGCAGGTGGTGAGGGGACCCACTGGAGGACAGCCACAGCCGAGCCATCCAGCAGCCCCGCAGGAtgccccagggctgggaaggaTGGACCTTCCCTGGGCACTTACTGCGGATCTGCTTCTTGATCTCCTTGGAGGGGTCCAGCCAGTTCTGCAACAAGGAGACAGCAGGTCAGGGGGGCCCCCCACCATGCAGGGAACGGCCACAGAGGGACCCCCTGCGctcaccttctggctgtctgaGTCACAGAAGGTGAGGCCGAAGTAGTCCTTCTCCAGGAGGTTGAGATGCTCGCACACCATGTCAAAGAGGACCTGGCCTCGGGCGTGCTTCTGTCGGAGACATGGAGAGACTGATGGTGAGTCGGCTTCCTTGTGCTCCTGGAGATCTGGCAGGTGCAGGCAGCACCTGCTGGGTGCAGGTAGGGAGCACTGGGGAGGGTCAAGGGCATCCCTGGCCCTCCAAGTGACCACCAAAAGGTGCTGGGCTGCCTTTGAGAGCAGCCCCCTCACCCAGCAGCACCACTCTGGGGACACGCAGGCAGTCCCTGAGCTGCAGGTACGAGGCATGATCAAGCCCAGCCAgtgcagtgcaggcagcaggtcCCATGGTCCAGGGAGGACCTGGTGCCCACCCAGCTCATCCCCCATCACACCAGAAGAGTGATGCCAAACCAGAGAGGGGTCCAGCCAGCCCAGGCACCTCCACTCCAGACCAGCCAAACTGGGACAAATACGCTGCAGAGCTTGTGACAGCCCGCGCTGCCCATGGGACAAGCTCCTTCCCAACACCCTccctgctggtgctggtggcgGCTGGGTCCCGAAGCATGGCATGACAAATAAGAGCCATGAAGAGCCCAAGCCATGCACAGGGATGGAGGGCACCCTCATTATCTGGTCCTTTGAGTTCCCCTGAATTTCCCTTCATTACTGGTGGCAGCGAGGCCCAGGCTTGCTCATGGAGATGGAAGAACAACCTCTCCCATGTGTGTTTCTCCCCTATTTACAGCCCTCCAGCCTGGCAgcttctgcctctcctctccaAGGCATCCATTTACCGGAGCACCTGCACAACACGCCACAAGGACGGCAGCCCAGGGCACCAAGCAGCACAGCCCCAGTGGCTCGCTGCCCCCAACTGCAACCCtgagctcctcctgccctgaaAAGCTTTTCTAGCAGTTGCAGTCACCCTTCCTGGgtctcctccctcctgctgacCTGGGTTTGGAAGGCAGGGGCTCACCCATGGCATGTGCCGGAGTATTACACCGAATGGTTTGACTCCCCTTTTTGATTTTTACTGAATTAGGCCTTAATTAAGCATGTGGGCAAGGCACAACCACTCCCACGGGGcctgtgagaaagaaagaagaaatgcagcacCAGCCTTTCTACACTAAACCCTCTCCCCTATGCCCCAGGTGGCTTttttacagagcagcagctccctaAAAGTCGACCCCATCCTTTACACCGCAACAGCAGAGAGCTCATCCTTATCCTTACCCATGCCCAGCAAGAGGCATTGCTCTGCTCATGAAGTTGCTAGTGAGCCTGCAACCCAGGTTTCTGCTTGCATGCTGCTTTTGCTTGGCCAATGCTATGGGGAGAGCCAGGGGAAGGACGACCCCACCAGGGCTCACGCAAGTTGCTCCTGTGCCCCGTGAACCCCCTGCAGTCCCTGGGGTGCTCcactccttttcttctgtgggaGGGCTTCCATCTTCATGACAACCCATCTTTCCACAGCTTTGTGACAAATTTTACCACTAAAGCGGTAACAGTAGGCAGGGCTGTTGGGAGTGTGCAGATCTAAGGCCCTGATGCCTGTGCCGTGGGCCAGACCCTGCCACCGCTGGCTGCCTCACTCGTCCCAGGCAGCCACAGTGAGCAGGCGGCCATGCTCCTTACATTCATCAGTCCTGCGCAGCCAAGAACCGGGGGAGGCAGGACCTGCATACAGATTCAGGTCCGCTCTGTGCAGGCAGCTCCACACTGCTGCCAACAAAAACCCATCTGCCCGCTCGCCAGCAGCACGTGCAAAGGTCTCCCTGGCAAAGGCTCCAGGATTTCTGCTCCTGAACAACctcagcttttgcatttttaagcaaAGTTGCCAGTCCTTAAAAATGTCCTTTCCACCAGGACGATGCCACAGGTCAGAGCAGCACTGCCTTCCCCAAcctgcaggcaggagacagCAGCAAACGCTGGGGACAGAAACAGGCACTCCCAGCAAGTacttctcctcccagctgccttTACCCTTGCAGCAGGGCCACAGGACCCTTCCACAAAAACCAGCCTCAACTCCTAATTTAATCCTGGATGTCCCCCAGCCTGTCCTAGAAGGGAGAGGTCCCCGTGCTGACAGCAGCtgaagcagccctgcagcatctCCCAATGCGAAGACAGCCACTGGCAGGTGCCAGTCCCTTCTGTCCCTCCCTGCAGTGACAGCCACTACCAGGGAAATGCACTCCGTGGCGCACACCCACGTGCAATCGTGCACGCCCACACCACACACTTGGGACGCTGCACAAATAGTGGGTGGCCCACACACTCAGAGCAGGGTGCTGGACCGCCTGCCTGGGCACACCgccctgcctgcacacacaAGGATGCAGCCACAAGGATGTGCACGTGCATCACCCTtatgtacacatgcacacacacacacgcatgcacaaTGCTTCCAGGCTCTAACACACCTCCCCGTGCGGTCCCTGGCCTGCCAGCTTTATGGGAAGGGACAGCAAGGGATGAGAAGTTGAACACAGAGAGGATGGACGCAAACCCGCCTGGGGCAGCCATGAGGGTCCACGCCTGTCAGCCTCTTCGCACCAACACACGCACACATGTCTTTCGCCTTAGCAGGTGGGACAGCCAACACGCTGTGCTCTTGAGGTGTTGGCAGACAGGCTGGCGCATGGACATGTCGTGCACATATTGTCAGGCTGAGCTCCATCCCCCATCTATTAAGCTTCTGCTTTTTAGACACTGTTTTCTATTGTGAGTAGCTACCAAATTTGGATTCACTGGGCTGAAATTCTCTGCTAGGGTCTGTCTTTCCAGattttctccttattttgaaatttcaacTCGAATAGCAATTTCTGCGGATCCTTTTCCCTGTGAGAGAGGTACTACAAAGCTGTCCTTGGAAGAGCCCTGACACTGGGACTTGCTAGGCTGGGCAGGGTCCCTGGCCTGAGACATGTCCGCTCCTTGGTGCCAGCGCAGCCCCTTGAAGCTGGACTCACCTCCACCTCGCATTCGTACTCAGAGGCATCGAGCAGGGTCACTCTGCAGAGGGCACTCTTCACTTTCTTGGTGGTTTTCTGGGGTGACTTCTGGGTCTTGCTGGGGGTTGTTTTGTCAGAGAGCCCGTCTGTCTCGCTGTAGTCCTTCTCCTCCATCTCTGTGCCCTGGAGCAGGGAAACACACAGGGTTACCCGGCACCACTACCAGGATGGTCagacagagggatggggaaagcCCTCCCAGCagaagaagagggagcaggCAGAAGAGGGCAGCAGATGGAGAGGAGACTGATGACCTCTTGGGAGTCCCTAACCAAGCCCAGTTCCCCTACCCCACGCCGCTGGCACAACCAGGGCCCCTGGAAAATGGATGCCCATGAGCCTGGGGTCACTTCAGCACCCGAAACCTCCCTGCCCAACTGCCTGGCACAgcaggcagggccagggcagcaccgagcctgctgggagcagcacagcTCCCCGGCTGACATTTGggtgcagctgctgctccagccctgccaggggcAGCTCAGTCCTGGGACACGGGGCCACCCActtcctccccccgccccggttgGCAGCCACGGCAGTGCCATTTCCAGTACAGTCAGCACTTTGGGCTGCCATACTGCTCATTCTGCCTGT harbors:
- the EPB41L1 gene encoding band 4.1-like protein 1 isoform X3, whose product is MTTETGPGSEVKNAQEEAPQQQLEAAAQGPTAAATNPAGRDAEVNEKPGAQSDARNTEPGTEMEEKDYSETDGLSDKTTPSKTQKSPQKTTKKVKSALCRVTLLDASEYECEVEKHARGQVLFDMVCEHLNLLEKDYFGLTFCDSDSQKNWLDPSKEIKKQIRSGPWNFAFTVKFYPPDPAQLTEDITRYYLCLQLRADIITGRLPCSFVTHALLGSYAVQAELGDYDAEEHIGNYVSELRFAPNQTRELEERIMELHKTYRGMTPGEAEIHFLENAKKLSMYGVDLHHAKDSEGIDIMLGVCANGLLIYRDRLRINRFAWPKILKISYKRSNFYIKIRPGEYEQFESTIGFKLPNHRSAKRLWKVCIEHHTFFRLVSPEPPPKGFLVMGSKFRYSGRTQAQTRQASALIDRPAPFFERSSSKRYTMSRSLDGEFSRPASVSENHDAGAEGEKRDEDGEFGSRRRSETEDEEVTTPTKIKELKFLDKPEDVLLKHQASINELKRTLKEPNSKLVHRDRDRRLPSSPASSSPKHEDETPKGTPEKASETMEEDTPDDFTSEHGASLSMESFTQKSLVSSPERAGLREGIEEKAKPPRHRAPESDTGDEEQDQEKDSVFLKDNHLAIERKCSSITVSSTSSLEAEVDFTVIGDFHGTAFEDISRSLPELDKDKSETEDEGLVSFQHTDKVVPGLEEDVKGGEKVSQPSPDVSQLESSAPKMDAVTIGLGPGMKKPEADGSALHHIGTTDTAQVEGGTPGSRDATATVHAGTAEMALATSDHSTKAGKGAVPTTDLRSLSPITSSSAGKEVLTSIFSATAETLSTSTTTHVTKTVKGGFSETRIEKRIIITGDEDVDQDQALALAIKEAKLQHPDMLVTKAVVYRETEPSPEERDKKPQES
- the EPB41L1 gene encoding band 4.1-like protein 1 isoform X1, which gives rise to MTTETGPGSEVKNAQEEAPQQQLEAAAQGPTAAATNPAGRDAEVNEKPGAQSDARNTEPGTEMEEKDYSETDGLSDKTTPSKTQKSPQKTTKKVKSALCRVTLLDASEYECEVEKHARGQVLFDMVCEHLNLLEKDYFGLTFCDSDSQKNWLDPSKEIKKQIRSGPWNFAFTVKFYPPDPAQLTEDITRYYLCLQLRADIITGRLPCSFVTHALLGSYAVQAELGDYDAEEHIGNYVSELRFAPNQTRELEERIMELHKTYRGMTPGEAEIHFLENAKKLSMYGVDLHHAKDSEGIDIMLGVCANGLLIYRDRLRINRFAWPKILKISYKRSNFYIKIRPGEYEQFESTIGFKLPNHRSAKRLWKVCIEHHTFFRLVSPEPPPKGFLVMGSKFRYSGRTQAQTRQASALIDRPAPFFERSSSKRYTMSRSLDGEFSRPASVSENHDAGAEGEKRDEDGEFGSRRRSETEDEEVTTPTKIKELKFLDKPEDVLLKHQASINELKRTLKEPNSKLVHRDRDRRLPSSPASSSPKHEDETPKGTPEKASETMEEDTPDDFTSEHGASLSMESFTQKSLVSSPESKSQEPTGEEKDLSDPSVKSSLKEENVKTAVPVVFQRAGLREGIEEKAKPPRHRAPESDTGDEEQDQEKDSVFLKDNHLAIERKCSSITVSSTSSLEAEVDFTVIGDFHGTAFEDISRSLPELDKDKSETEDEGLVSFQHTDKVVPGLEEDVKGGEKVSQPSPDVSQLESSAPKMDAVTIGLGPGMKKPEADGSALHHIGTTDTAQVEGGTPGSRDATATVHAGTAEMALATSDHSTKAGKGAVPTTDLRSLSPITSSSAGKEVLTSIFSATAETLSTSTTTHVTKTVKGGFSETRIEKRIIITGDEDVDQDQALALAIKEAKLQHPDMLVTKAVVYRETEPSPEERDKKPQES
- the EPB41L1 gene encoding band 4.1-like protein 1 isoform X2; protein product: MTTETGPGSEVKNAQEEAPQQQLEAAAQGPTAAATNPAGRDAEVNEKPGAQSDARNTEPGTEMEEKDYSETDGLSDKTTPSKTQKSPQKTTKKVKSALCRVTLLDASEYECEVEKHARGQVLFDMVCEHLNLLEKDYFGLTFCDSDSQKNWLDPSKEIKKQIRSGPWNFAFTVKFYPPDPAQLTEDITRYYLCLQLRADIITGRLPCSFVTHALLGSYAVQAELGDYDAEEHIGNYVSELRFAPNQTRELEERIMELHKTYRGMTPGEAEIHFLENAKKLSMYGVDLHHAKDSEGIDIMLGVCANGLLIYRDRLRINRFAWPKILKISYKRSNFYIKIRPGEYEQFESTIGFKLPNHRSAKRLWKVCIEHHTFFRLVSPEPPPKGFLVMGSKFRYSGRTQAQTRQASALIDRPAPFFERSSSKRYTMSRSLDGEFSRPASVSENHDAGAEGEKRDEDGEFGSRRRSETEDEEVTTPTKIKELKFLDKPEDVLLKHQASINELKRTLKEPNSKLVHRDRDRRLPSSPASSSPKHEDETPKGTPEKASESKSQEPTGEEKDLSDPSVKSSLKEENVKTAVPVVFQRAGLREGIEEKAKPPRHRAPESDTGDEEQDQEKDSVFLKDNHLAIERKCSSITVSSTSSLEAEVDFTVIGDFHGTAFEDISRSLPELDKDKSETEDEGLVSFQHTDKVVPGLEEDVKGGEKVSQPSPDVSQLESSAPKMDAVTIGLGPGMKKPEADGSALHHIGTTDTAQVEGGTPGSRDATATVHAGTAEMALATSDHSTKAGKGAVPTTDLRSLSPITSSSAGKEVLTSIFSATAETLSTSTTTHVTKTVKGGFSETRIEKRIIITGDEDVDQDQALALAIKEAKLQHPDMLVTKAVVYRETEPSPEERDKKPQES
- the EPB41L1 gene encoding band 4.1-like protein 1 isoform X4 — translated: MTTETGPGSEVKNAQEEAPQQQLEAAAQGPTAAATNPAGRDAEVNEKPGAQSDARNTEPGTEMEEKDYSETDGLSDKTTPSKTQKSPQKTTKKVKSALCRVTLLDASEYECEVEKHARGQVLFDMVCEHLNLLEKDYFGLTFCDSDSQKNWLDPSKEIKKQIRSGPWNFAFTVKFYPPDPAQLTEDITRYYLCLQLRADIITGRLPCSFVTHALLGSYAVQAELGDYDAEEHIGNYVSELRFAPNQTRELEERIMELHKTYRGMTPGEAEIHFLENAKKLSMYGVDLHHAKDSEGIDIMLGVCANGLLIYRDRLRINRFAWPKILKISYKRSNFYIKIRPGEYEQFESTIGFKLPNHRSAKRLWKVCIEHHTFFRLVSPEPPPKGFLVMGSKFRYSGRTQAQTRQASALIDRPAPFFERSSSKRYTMSRSLDGEFSRPASVSENHDAGAEGEKRDEDGEFGSRRRSETEDEEVTTPTKIKELKFLDKPEDVLLKHQASINELKRTLKEPNSKLVHRDRDRRLPSSPASSSPKHEDETPKGTPEKASERAGLREGIEEKAKPPRHRAPESDTGDEEQDQEKDSVFLKDNHLAIERKCSSITVSSTSSLEAEVDFTVIGDFHGTAFEDISRSLPELDKDKSETEDEGLVSFQHTDKVVPGLEEDVKGGEKVSQPSPDVSQLESSAPKMDAVTIGLGPGMKKPEADGSALHHIGTTDTAQVEGGTPGSRDATATVHAGTAEMALATSDHSTKAGKGAVPTTDLRSLSPITSSSAGKEVLTSIFSATAETLSTSTTTHVTKTVKGGFSETRIEKRIIITGDEDVDQDQALALAIKEAKLQHPDMLVTKAVVYRETEPSPEERDKKPQES